One genomic segment of Sanyastnella coralliicola includes these proteins:
- a CDS encoding DNA topoisomerase IV subunit B, with the protein MAEVQYTEDNIRSLDWKEHIRLRPGMYIGKLGDGSTADDGIYVLLKEVIDNCIDEYVMGYGKTIEISIKDDLVKVRDYGRGIPLGKVVDVVSKMNTGAKYDSKAFKKSVGLNGVGTKAVNALSTSFTVESVRDGKMKSASFEQGNLLEETKEEESSKRRGTRVTFVPDPSIFVNFQYRMQYVERLLWNYAYLNTGLTIYFNGQKYHSENGLKDLLNANLGQEPNYPIIHLLGDDIEVALTHTQAYGEEHYSFVNGQYTTQGGTHQGAFREALVKVVRDFFGKDYDAADIRAGVVGAISIKVMEPVFESQTKTKLGSTEIEPDGASIRSFVLDFLKRELDNFLHKNSEIAEAIQKRILQSERERKDLAGIKKLARERAKKANLHNKKLRDCRVHLNEKKDRREETTLFITEGDSASGSITKARDVNTQAVFSLKGKPLNSFGLTKKIVYENEEFNLLQAALNIEDGLDNLRYNNVVIATDADVDGMHIRLLLITFFLQFFPELVKSGHLYVLQTPLFRVRNKKDTYYCYSQEEKLEAMEKVGRNPEITRFKGLGEISPDEFKHFIGENIRLDPVVIGQDSSIQDLLTFFMGKNTPDRQSFIIENLRVERDEIEEPA; encoded by the coding sequence ATGGCTGAAGTACAGTATACAGAAGATAATATCCGTTCCCTCGATTGGAAAGAGCACATTCGGCTTCGTCCGGGTATGTACATCGGAAAGCTTGGTGACGGTTCAACAGCAGACGATGGTATTTACGTTCTGCTTAAAGAGGTGATTGATAACTGCATCGATGAGTACGTAATGGGTTACGGAAAAACGATAGAGATCAGTATCAAAGATGACCTAGTTAAGGTTCGAGATTACGGACGAGGCATTCCGCTTGGGAAAGTGGTCGATGTAGTTTCGAAAATGAACACCGGTGCGAAGTACGACAGTAAAGCCTTTAAGAAATCCGTTGGTTTGAACGGGGTGGGTACCAAAGCTGTAAATGCGTTGAGTACATCATTTACCGTGGAGTCAGTCCGTGACGGTAAGATGAAGTCAGCTTCATTCGAACAAGGGAATCTCCTCGAAGAAACGAAAGAGGAAGAAAGCTCGAAGCGCAGAGGTACACGCGTGACCTTTGTTCCTGACCCCAGCATCTTTGTGAACTTCCAGTATCGTATGCAATACGTGGAGCGCTTGCTCTGGAACTATGCCTACTTGAATACAGGTTTGACCATCTACTTCAACGGTCAGAAATACCATTCGGAGAATGGACTTAAGGACCTGTTGAACGCCAATCTCGGACAAGAACCTAACTACCCAATTATCCACCTGCTTGGTGATGATATTGAAGTAGCACTCACGCATACTCAAGCCTACGGAGAAGAGCATTACTCTTTCGTTAACGGACAATACACAACCCAAGGTGGTACACACCAAGGGGCGTTCCGCGAAGCCTTGGTGAAGGTGGTGCGTGACTTCTTTGGGAAAGACTATGACGCAGCAGATATCCGCGCAGGAGTTGTTGGTGCCATTTCGATTAAAGTGATGGAGCCTGTCTTCGAATCGCAGACAAAAACGAAGCTCGGATCTACAGAGATCGAACCTGATGGAGCTTCGATTCGAAGCTTTGTGCTTGACTTCCTCAAGCGAGAGCTCGACAATTTCCTTCACAAGAACTCAGAGATCGCGGAGGCTATTCAGAAGCGCATCCTTCAAAGCGAACGAGAGCGTAAAGACCTCGCTGGAATTAAAAAGCTCGCCCGCGAGCGCGCGAAGAAGGCAAACCTGCACAACAAGAAGCTGCGAGATTGTCGTGTTCACCTCAACGAAAAGAAAGATCGCAGAGAAGAAACAACTCTCTTCATTACCGAGGGTGATTCTGCTTCTGGTTCGATCACGAAAGCTCGCGATGTGAATACACAAGCGGTATTCTCTTTAAAAGGGAAGCCATTGAACAGCTTCGGGCTCACGAAGAAGATCGTATACGAAAACGAGGAGTTCAACCTTCTTCAAGCAGCATTGAATATTGAAGACGGACTCGATAACCTACGTTACAACAACGTGGTAATCGCAACCGATGCGGATGTGGATGGAATGCACATTCGTTTGCTGCTCATCACCTTCTTCCTACAGTTCTTCCCTGAATTGGTGAAGAGCGGACACCTCTACGTTCTACAAACACCGTTGTTCCGAGTTCGGAATAAGAAAGATACCTACTACTGCTACTCGCAAGAAGAGAAGTTGGAGGCCATGGAGAAAGTAGGACGAAACCCAGAGATCACACGATTCAAGGGACTTGGAGAGATTTCACCTGATGAGTTCAAGCACTTTATCGGAGAGAATATTCGTCTGGATCCTGTGGTTATCGGACAAGATAGCAGCATACAAGACCTGCTTACCTTCTTTATGGGTAAGAACACACCAGATAGACAAAGCTTCATCATTGAGAACCTCCGTGTGGAGCGTGATGAAATTGAAGAACCAGCATAA